Sequence from the Paenibacillus riograndensis SBR5 genome:
TTCTGGAGCTGGATATGGAGGAATCCAGCGGTGGACGCCCGGCCAGATTGTACAGGTATAATGTGAACTTTTCTTATATTGCCTGCATTATTATCAGAGCTGGAGTAAAGACCCATTCACTTACTTATACGGTCGCCAACCTTGCAGGAGAGGCAATAAAGGAAGGTTATCAGGAGACCGATCGGATGGAGCCTGATATGATCGAAAAGTTGGTAGATCAGCTCATAGGTGAATTCCCGCAAATTCGAGCTGTTGGGATCGGGGTGCCGGGCGCTGTTAATCAGGGAATCATTAATGTCAGCGATATCAAGGAACTGATTAATGTTCCGCTAGAGGCTTCCATTCGTGATAAGCATGGGGTGGAAGTCATTATGGATAACGACATGAATCTGACCGTGTATGGTTTCTATCAGAAGCAGGGATATGATGAAGAGAAGTCAGTTGCGGTGGTGACCTTTATTGAAGGCTGCTTCCCGGGAGCAGGCATGATGGTGGATGGGCATATCCTCAGAGGCAGTACTCGTTTTGCGGGGGAGATCGCCTTTTTACCATTTGGCATGTCCCATGAAGAGCAGTTCCGGCAGTTGCACGAACGGACTACTTTTTATTCACTGGCTGGCCGTGCCGTATCCAGCTTGATTGCAATAATGAACCCGGAGACGATTGCGCTGACGGGAAGCTTGGTAGAGCCCGCTGATGTGGAACTGATCCGTCAGGAATGCCTGAAGTATATACCAGAGATGCATATGCCGCAGCTAATGCTGCTCGAAAATCCCCATGAGAATTACATGTATGGGTTGATTACAATGACACTGGAGAGCCTTTCCTATTCACTGCAACTTATAGAAAAACGGAGGTGAGGCGAAGCCTGTGACATCTGCGTAGATGGTTATTCAGAATACTTCACTTCATGATGAGAGAGGACAAGGTGTATAACATGAAAACAGAAAAACAAAAGATGCTCAATGGAGAACTGTATATGGGTTGGGACCCTGAGCTGACACGTGAGCGGGCATATGCCAGAAGGATGACGCGCATATACAACCAGACTACCGAATTGGATGATGAGCTGCGGGTGCAGATTCTCAAAGAGCTTATGGGCTCGACGGGTGAAAACCTGGGTATGGAACCGAATATACGGGTTGACTATGGCTACAATATTCACGTTGGGGAACACTTCTATGCGAATTTCGACTGCACGATCCTGGATGTCTGCGAGGTGCGGATAGGTAATAACTGTTTGTTCGGACCCGGGGTTCAGGTGTATACGGCTACACATCCTGTGGATCCATCGGAAAGAATTAAAGGTCCCGAGTATGGCAAGCCAGTAACGATTGGCAACAATGTATGGGTTGGTGGACAAGCAATTATTAATCCGGGTGTAACAATTGGCGATAATGTCGTTATCGCTTCAGGAGCCGTGGTAACTAAGGATGTTCCGGACAACGTGATTGTCGGTGGTAATCCAGCAAAAGTGATTAAAAAAATTGATCTTTAAGTGAAGAATGGCAACTATGATATCATGAACAGCAGATGGAAGCTGTAACACTACTTTGAATCACAGCCCAAGGGTCCGGCGTTCTGTTAAGTCCGCCGGACCCTTGGGCTGTTTCTACGCTTCGATCCTCGATTGGGGGAGTGAGGCATTCCGGTCAGTTAGTTTAAAGCAGGCGTGGACCCCCTGAATATCATATCCGTTGCAACATGGGTCACCTGGTACGGCTTGGTGTTGTCTTTGATTCTGGACAATAGAATTTCGGCTGAAATAATCCCCATTTGGCTGCTGTAAATATGTACGGTTGTCAGATGGGGTTCGACAACCCGTGATTCCGAAGCATCATCAAATCCGCAGACAGCAACTTCTTCCGGTACTTTAATCCCTTTGTTCTTCAGAGACTTCATAACACTGATGGCAATGAAATCATTGGCACAGATAAAGACGGATGGCCACGCTTCCAGGGCATCCAGTTGATGCCCCATCCAGTTTTCCTCCATATTAATATTGAAGTTCCGGTCTGGCGCTACAATGTTATGGGCGGGATCCAGGGTTATTCCACATTCTGTAAGAGCTCTGTTAAATCCGGTCCAGCGTTCATTGAAGCTTTTGCAGTGATTGTAATCGCCTACAAAACCGAAGCTGGTGTATCCATGATCTATCAGTTTCCGGGTTACAGAGTAAGTGCTGTGCTCATTCTCCATTAGAACCAGATCGGCCTTCAATTCCGGATACACCATATCGGCAGCGCAGTCAATAAAAATAGTCGGAATGCCAAGATCCGTGATCAGCTTGCTGTAAGCCTTATTGAACAT
This genomic interval carries:
- a CDS encoding ROK family protein, translated to MNPITNNTMRVKKMNKELVRQALKTMKQGTKSMLAQATGLSVATCGNILNELIDTGELLELDMEESSGGRPARLYRYNVNFSYIACIIIRAGVKTHSLTYTVANLAGEAIKEGYQETDRMEPDMIEKLVDQLIGEFPQIRAVGIGVPGAVNQGIINVSDIKELINVPLEASIRDKHGVEVIMDNDMNLTVYGFYQKQGYDEEKSVAVVTFIEGCFPGAGMMVDGHILRGSTRFAGEIAFLPFGMSHEEQFRQLHERTTFYSLAGRAVSSLIAIMNPETIALTGSLVEPADVELIRQECLKYIPEMHMPQLMLLENPHENYMYGLITMTLESLSYSLQLIEKRR
- a CDS encoding sugar O-acetyltransferase; translated protein: MKTEKQKMLNGELYMGWDPELTRERAYARRMTRIYNQTTELDDELRVQILKELMGSTGENLGMEPNIRVDYGYNIHVGEHFYANFDCTILDVCEVRIGNNCLFGPGVQVYTATHPVDPSERIKGPEYGKPVTIGNNVWVGGQAIINPGVTIGDNVVIASGAVVTKDVPDNVIVGGNPAKVIKKIDL
- a CDS encoding LacI family DNA-binding transcriptional regulator — protein: MARDRVTIQDIADALGISRNTASKALNGVDSIPAETRDKVIKKAVELKYKQFSYMETTIGTSEKQGNIALLTCNLPNGSHFGSLLISGLEKEISTKGYTLSIYFVRENDINGMTLPGNFEPSSVDGIICIEMFNKAYSKLITDLGIPTIFIDCAADMVYPELKADLVLMENEHSTYSVTRKLIDHGYTSFGFVGDYNHCKSFNERWTGFNRALTECGITLDPAHNIVAPDRNFNINMEENWMGHQLDALEAWPSVFICANDFIAISVMKSLKNKGIKVPEEVAVCGFDDASESRVVEPHLTTVHIYSSQMGIISAEILLSRIKDNTKPYQVTHVATDMIFRGSTPALN